From the genome of Leptospira andrefontaineae, one region includes:
- the thiC gene encoding phosphomethylpyrimidine synthase ThiC, giving the protein MESNQTTTPFEIPRKEIRLSNGSVYSAYTTEGPWKDGWNPSDWKAGIPKLRGEWIQKRNSGPSPVQNHSQMYFAKQGLITEEMKYVALREGMDPEFVRSEIARGRAIIPSNKNHPELEPMIIGKNFLVKINANIGNSALSSSIEEEVEKLRWSIKWGADTVMDLSTGKNIHETREWIIRNSPVPIGTVPIYQALEKVKGKAENLSLSVFLETLEEQAEQGVDYFTIHSGVLLRYIPMTSKRVTGIVSRGGSIIAKWCLAHHQENFLYTGFEEICKVMKKYGVSFSLGDGLRPGSIADANDEAQFSELRTLGELTQIAWKEDIQVMIEGPGHVPLDKIKENVDLQMEICKEAPFYTLGPLVTDIAPGYDHITSAIGAAMIGWHGTAMLCYVTPKEHLGLPDKEDVKQGVIAYKIAAHAADLAKGHPGAKERDDLLSKARFEFRWDDQFALSLDPDTAQSFHDETLPQDRMKTAHFCSMCGPHFCSMHLTQELRKYAEEKGISDEKAMEEGLKEKSEEFLNKGGTVYVSSE; this is encoded by the coding sequence ATGGAATCCAATCAAACTACAACTCCATTCGAAATACCTCGAAAAGAGATACGCTTAAGCAACGGGTCCGTTTACAGCGCTTATACTACGGAAGGTCCTTGGAAAGATGGATGGAATCCTTCCGATTGGAAGGCTGGAATTCCTAAACTTAGGGGAGAATGGATCCAAAAAAGGAATTCGGGTCCTTCTCCGGTTCAAAATCATTCTCAAATGTATTTCGCAAAACAGGGATTGATAACCGAAGAAATGAAATATGTGGCGCTTAGGGAAGGAATGGATCCTGAATTTGTAAGAAGTGAGATCGCGAGAGGAAGAGCGATCATTCCTTCTAATAAAAATCATCCCGAATTAGAACCAATGATCATCGGCAAAAACTTCCTAGTAAAAATTAACGCAAATATCGGTAACTCTGCTCTTTCTTCTTCCATTGAAGAAGAAGTGGAGAAGTTGAGGTGGTCAATCAAGTGGGGAGCCGATACAGTGATGGATCTTTCCACAGGAAAAAATATCCACGAGACCAGAGAATGGATCATTCGTAATTCTCCTGTTCCGATCGGTACCGTTCCGATCTACCAGGCCTTGGAGAAAGTAAAAGGTAAGGCCGAAAATTTAAGTCTTTCCGTATTTTTGGAAACATTAGAAGAGCAGGCGGAACAAGGTGTGGATTATTTCACCATTCACTCCGGAGTTCTTCTCAGATATATCCCAATGACTTCTAAAAGAGTGACAGGTATTGTTTCCAGAGGCGGTTCTATCATTGCAAAATGGTGTCTCGCCCATCACCAGGAAAATTTCCTATACACCGGCTTTGAAGAAATCTGCAAGGTGATGAAAAAATATGGAGTGTCCTTTTCCTTGGGTGACGGTTTACGTCCGGGAAGTATTGCAGATGCAAACGACGAGGCACAATTCTCGGAATTAAGAACATTAGGAGAACTTACTCAAATTGCTTGGAAAGAAGATATCCAAGTAATGATAGAAGGTCCTGGACATGTTCCATTGGATAAGATCAAAGAGAATGTCGACTTACAGATGGAAATTTGTAAAGAGGCCCCATTTTATACATTAGGGCCTCTGGTGACTGATATTGCCCCGGGTTATGATCATATCACTTCTGCAATTGGTGCTGCGATGATTGGTTGGCATGGAACTGCTATGCTTTGTTATGTAACTCCAAAAGAACATTTGGGACTTCCTGACAAAGAAGATGTAAAACAAGGTGTGATCGCTTATAAGATCGCTGCGCATGCGGCCGATCTTGCAAAAGGACATCCCGGTGCAAAAGAAAGAGATGATCTGTTGAGTAAGGCAAGATTTGAATTCAGATGGGATGATCAATTTGCACTTTCCTTGGATCCGGATACTGCTCAATCATTTCATGATGAGACACTTCCTCAGGATAGAATGAAAACTGCGCATTTTTGTTCAATGTGCGGACCTCATTTCTGCTCCATGCATCTAACCCAGGAACTTAGAAAATACGCGGAAGAGAAAGGGATTTCGGACGAGAAGGCCATGGAAGAAGGGCTCAAAGAAAAATCGGAAGAATTTTTGAATAAAGGCGGAACTGTTTACGTCTCCTCCGAGTAG
- a CDS encoding S26 family signal peptidase translates to MPESFRKKIFSSFAVFSSVRFTFSFILNLFLPPTGFWILKDIRSSVILTSVVYFSPILILSLFRFLGGGFLSYLLFWIFVLGIFVYPFALFYFTRKSYFKYEEEKNFFLFFPYGKIYIFAAFLMFSMAVSYFGTKLVREFWIDVYEIRSDSMEPNFQRGDFVIVQKSGFELKRGEPILKRTEENVILPSRIIGLPRDTVSYKYSQENLPALTEIFVNGIPIRSGEFNRDFVNLDENGERTNLNHSLDETNLGKTYKTVYSQENPQSVFSLFLYFPFKVITLGNDQYVALEDNRTYGIVPIFYPPLEKKDIVGKISIRIFSINWRDSECRDLEEGSIKLSRHLECEKTFQKLNKARIRWKNIGSN, encoded by the coding sequence GTGCCTGAATCTTTTAGGAAGAAGATATTCTCTTCTTTTGCCGTCTTTTCTTCAGTGAGATTTACTTTTTCTTTTATTTTAAATCTGTTCTTACCACCGACCGGCTTTTGGATCTTAAAAGATATTCGCTCTTCCGTTATTTTGACCTCGGTTGTTTATTTTTCTCCTATTTTAATTTTATCTCTCTTTCGATTTTTAGGCGGAGGTTTTTTATCATATTTACTCTTTTGGATTTTTGTATTAGGAATATTTGTTTATCCATTTGCACTTTTCTATTTCACCCGAAAGAGTTATTTTAAATACGAAGAAGAGAAAAATTTTTTCTTATTCTTTCCTTACGGAAAAATTTACATATTTGCTGCTTTTCTAATGTTCTCAATGGCGGTTTCGTATTTCGGAACCAAACTTGTAAGAGAATTCTGGATAGACGTTTATGAAATCAGATCGGATTCGATGGAGCCTAATTTTCAAAGAGGAGATTTTGTCATAGTCCAAAAATCGGGTTTTGAACTGAAAAGAGGAGAGCCAATCTTAAAAAGAACGGAAGAAAATGTAATTCTTCCTTCTCGAATTATTGGTTTGCCTCGAGATACGGTTTCTTATAAATATTCCCAGGAAAATCTTCCTGCTTTGACTGAAATTTTTGTGAATGGGATACCAATCCGCTCCGGAGAATTCAATCGTGATTTTGTAAATCTGGATGAGAATGGAGAAAGGACTAATCTGAATCATTCCCTGGATGAAACGAATTTAGGAAAAACTTATAAAACTGTTTATTCTCAAGAAAATCCCCAGTCTGTTTTTTCTCTTTTTTTATATTTTCCATTCAAAGTTATCACTCTGGGCAACGATCAATATGTAGCCTTGGAAGATAATCGGACCTATGGGATTGTCCCTATCTTCTATCCTCCATTAGAAAAAAAGGATATAGTCGGAAAAATTTCTATTCGAATATTTTCCATCAATTGGAGAGATTCAGAATGTAGGGATCTGGAAGAAGGATCTATTAAACTTTCTAGGCATCTGGAATGTGAAAAAACTTTTCAGAAACTTAATAAAGCCCGGATCCGCTGGAAAAACATAGGCTCCAATTAA
- a CDS encoding PP2C family protein-serine/threonine phosphatase — protein sequence MKIKNLKKPIVSLLLALLLGCGSSGPDPISGTETPSTNWEQDKSPYIISNWAFSEIPAGNFFHGHFPVLPGQNSENPSGQDSYKIESFLAAPSNISNYNPKQKDPSFVFFHSVKRSKNDLDILLSAYIPFCPSGCYLGVKSEGKEQMIVPGESEDSSKPRIVVIPFQNEEVTLALQLFPFNGPRNMMEDPVVGSFSEIQTVYLLKALRVLLFSSLEFFSFFFFAFIYIRRPQDKFNLSFSLLNLSLAIWYPAYEGWFQYIVDSPWTWVIFGYSLGAFLPILFYEFTIGIFQAPRNVPGRILQFLFILLTIWPSLEYGITGGHQYFGKIAFHIFLVILVFFYMNTLYIFFRYRWSSILSFRWVVTGLILVAVSSFYTVLSFAGFGQAQPWVNESFLGLTLLFSLALAKRYAEVFRALEKSEGKLKSLNESLETKVEERTQIIELQKAELVQKGRILAKDLSIAGKIQNALLPRELPVIPNAKISYRYKPMMEIGGDLLDVIYDPSTSSLGMFIGDVTGHGVSAALLASMLKMTLGDWSILLQDPSSLLLHIRNQFEGKLDGHFITATLVTVDLRSGKTLIANAGHPECLVLRKGGVVEFYRPKGVAIYEAIPTTYQTESVDLRPGDKVVLYTDGIPDSRNTEGEFFGEDRLSDLLRKNSDQSPEDLCDSVIHGVQAFQGEFQNQDDMALLVVEYLG from the coding sequence ATGAAAATAAAAAATCTAAAGAAACCTATCGTTTCTCTCTTGCTGGCCCTCCTACTGGGATGTGGATCTTCCGGCCCCGACCCAATCTCTGGAACGGAAACCCCATCAACAAATTGGGAACAAGATAAAAGTCCTTATATAATTTCTAATTGGGCATTTTCTGAAATTCCCGCGGGAAATTTTTTCCACGGACATTTCCCTGTTTTACCGGGACAAAATTCTGAAAATCCTTCCGGCCAGGATTCATACAAAATAGAATCTTTCTTAGCCGCACCTTCTAATATCTCGAACTATAATCCAAAACAAAAGGATCCCTCTTTCGTATTCTTCCACTCGGTTAAAAGAAGTAAGAACGATCTGGATATATTACTTTCTGCTTATATACCTTTTTGTCCATCCGGTTGTTATCTAGGAGTAAAATCGGAAGGAAAAGAACAGATGATCGTGCCAGGAGAATCGGAAGATTCCTCCAAACCCAGGATCGTAGTCATTCCTTTCCAAAACGAAGAAGTTACTCTGGCACTACAATTATTTCCTTTCAATGGGCCAAGGAACATGATGGAAGATCCTGTAGTGGGCAGTTTTTCAGAGATACAAACCGTATATCTACTAAAAGCGCTTAGAGTATTATTATTCAGCTCCTTGGAGTTTTTTTCTTTCTTCTTTTTTGCGTTTATTTATATCAGAAGGCCCCAAGATAAATTTAATCTATCCTTTTCTCTTTTAAACTTATCTTTAGCGATCTGGTATCCTGCCTACGAAGGATGGTTCCAATATATAGTGGATTCTCCTTGGACCTGGGTGATTTTCGGATATTCTCTGGGAGCATTTCTCCCCATTTTATTTTATGAATTTACAATTGGGATTTTCCAGGCACCCAGAAATGTTCCCGGAAGAATATTACAATTTCTTTTTATTCTTCTGACTATCTGGCCTTCATTGGAATATGGGATCACAGGAGGGCACCAATACTTCGGAAAAATCGCCTTCCATATATTCTTAGTCATATTAGTATTCTTTTATATGAATACTCTATATATATTTTTCAGATATAGATGGAGTAGCATTCTTTCCTTCAGATGGGTGGTCACAGGTTTAATTTTAGTTGCGGTATCGTCTTTTTATACTGTTCTAAGTTTTGCAGGTTTCGGCCAGGCACAACCCTGGGTGAATGAAAGTTTTTTAGGCCTAACATTATTATTCAGCTTAGCTCTCGCCAAAAGATACGCGGAAGTTTTTAGAGCATTAGAAAAATCGGAAGGTAAACTTAAATCCTTAAACGAATCCTTAGAAACAAAGGTGGAAGAAAGAACTCAAATTATAGAACTCCAAAAAGCGGAACTTGTACAAAAAGGAAGAATTTTAGCGAAAGATCTTTCTATTGCAGGAAAGATCCAGAATGCACTTCTACCTAGAGAACTTCCAGTTATACCGAATGCAAAGATCTCATATAGATACAAACCGATGATGGAGATAGGGGGAGACTTATTGGATGTGATCTATGATCCTTCTACAAGTTCTTTAGGAATGTTCATCGGAGATGTCACCGGCCATGGAGTTTCCGCCGCACTTTTAGCATCCATGTTAAAAATGACCCTGGGAGATTGGTCCATTCTTTTGCAAGATCCATCTTCTCTTCTTTTACATATTCGTAATCAATTCGAAGGAAAACTAGATGGTCATTTTATCACTGCAACCTTAGTGACCGTGGATCTCAGATCAGGCAAAACATTGATCGCGAATGCAGGACATCCGGAGTGTCTTGTTTTAAGAAAAGGTGGAGTAGTGGAATTTTACAGACCTAAAGGTGTCGCAATTTACGAAGCAATCCCAACCACTTACCAAACGGAATCAGTGGATTTGCGACCCGGAGACAAGGTAGTTTTATACACAGATGGAATTCCTGATTCCAGAAATACGGAAGGAGAATTTTTCGGAGAAGATCGTTTGTCTGATTTACTTAGAAAAAATTCCGATCAATCTCCCGAAGATCTCTGTGACTCAGTCATTCATGGTGTGCAAGCATTCCAAGGGGAATTTCAAAACCAAGATGATATGGCTTTATTAGTCGTGGAATACTTAGGTTAA
- a CDS encoding formylglycine-generating enzyme family protein — translation MNSYSFRPIHFIILFLSIIFLAAPHVLGSPDPSKPCYGKKIKGMQCIPEGYFIRGSNTHDPDEAPEQKIYISDFFIDLYEVTNEDFSKCIEEGSCKDCLFNGTCDYIGPAYGDLYLKPKQPVLGVSWYTAKEYCEWVGKRLPTEAEWEKAARGPKGNLFPWGNKPANCKLAVIEEDERKGCVYKKINPPNLMPTAPVGSRPAGVYGLFDMAGNSWEWVQDWYSENYKVCGESCSGKDPKGPCEGEDNCPGFDKKTLKGGSWWWPSSYARGSKRRAHVPQNYPEYHHFGFRCAKDAG, via the coding sequence ATGAACTCATACTCCTTTCGTCCGATCCATTTTATTATTTTATTTTTATCCATAATCTTTCTAGCAGCTCCTCATGTGCTTGGGTCTCCTGACCCGAGCAAACCCTGCTACGGAAAAAAGATCAAAGGAATGCAGTGTATTCCGGAAGGATATTTTATCAGGGGTAGTAATACTCACGATCCGGACGAAGCACCCGAACAAAAAATTTATATCAGCGACTTCTTCATAGATCTTTACGAAGTCACAAATGAAGACTTTAGCAAATGTATAGAAGAAGGTTCCTGCAAAGACTGCCTCTTTAACGGTACCTGCGATTATATCGGTCCCGCCTACGGTGATCTCTATCTAAAACCAAAACAGCCTGTACTTGGAGTGAGTTGGTATACTGCAAAAGAATATTGTGAATGGGTGGGTAAAAGACTTCCGACAGAAGCGGAATGGGAAAAGGCAGCCAGAGGTCCTAAAGGAAATTTATTTCCTTGGGGGAACAAACCTGCAAATTGTAAGTTAGCCGTCATCGAAGAAGACGAAAGAAAAGGTTGTGTTTATAAAAAAATCAATCCTCCAAATTTAATGCCCACTGCTCCTGTAGGAAGTAGGCCGGCAGGAGTGTATGGATTATTTGATATGGCCGGAAATTCCTGGGAATGGGTCCAAGATTGGTACTCCGAAAATTACAAAGTATGTGGAGAATCTTGCAGCGGGAAAGATCCGAAAGGACCTTGCGAAGGAGAAGATAACTGTCCGGGTTTTGATAAAAAAACCTTAAAAGGCGGATCTTGGTGGTGGCCCTCAAGTTATGCAAGGGGTTCTAAAAGAAGAGCACATGTTCCTCAAAATTATCCGGAATATCATCATTTTGGGTTCCGTTGTGCAAAAGACGCAGGTTAA
- a CDS encoding porin OmpL1, whose translation MVRNITKALLVFAVLCSSFGLSAKSYITGGLGLQFDLGSLGDTIATDGLDSSTNYSTTATDGTPGALPRRAIIPENRLLSLQHTTMGLISAKTSGAMTGLVMSLGYEQDFGKAFFWRVNAHYTRKVMGGDTNAKFLGQGFYDITWDYHAVQVPVNVGIKLSVTEDTSFYIGAGVHYFNGGWSLAGSNRLSSVHDALVAAGVSSTTLLGLVADGTNPPANWEKTTFQVSGVAPNWLIGAQSRISDKGHIYMEVETLFSFKYGIAHPRSEGGAQGLAPSVAYPQVLGGNQYRFGYKHEI comes from the coding sequence ATGGTTCGTAACATCACGAAAGCTTTGCTAGTTTTCGCCGTACTATGTTCTTCATTCGGCTTAAGCGCAAAGTCTTACATCACTGGAGGCCTCGGTCTCCAATTTGACCTTGGATCATTGGGCGATACAATTGCAACCGACGGTTTGGATTCTTCCACTAACTATAGCACTACTGCTACTGATGGAACTCCGGGAGCGCTTCCTCGTCGCGCAATCATCCCTGAAAACCGTCTGTTAAGTTTGCAACACACAACAATGGGATTAATCAGCGCTAAAACCAGTGGAGCAATGACCGGTCTCGTTATGTCCTTAGGATATGAGCAAGACTTCGGAAAAGCTTTTTTCTGGAGAGTGAATGCACACTACACTCGTAAGGTTATGGGTGGAGATACTAATGCAAAATTTTTAGGACAAGGGTTCTATGATATCACTTGGGACTACCATGCAGTTCAAGTTCCAGTTAACGTAGGTATCAAACTTTCTGTAACTGAAGATACATCTTTCTATATTGGAGCAGGGGTTCACTACTTCAACGGTGGATGGAGTTTAGCAGGAAGCAACCGCTTAAGTTCTGTTCATGACGCTCTTGTTGCAGCAGGTGTTAGTAGCACTACCCTCTTGGGACTGGTTGCTGATGGAACTAACCCTCCTGCGAACTGGGAAAAAACAACATTCCAAGTTTCTGGAGTTGCTCCAAACTGGTTGATCGGAGCTCAATCTAGAATTTCCGACAAAGGTCATATCTATATGGAAGTTGAAACTCTATTCTCCTTCAAATATGGTATTGCTCACCCAAGATCAGAAGGTGGAGCACAAGGTTTAGCGCCTTCCGTTGCTTATCCTCAAGTTCTTGGTGGAAACCAGTACAGATTCGGATACAAACACGAGATCTAA
- a CDS encoding class 1 isoprenoid biosynthesis enzyme codes for MQRLDFGLSDNHGEAEEFCKLLNRSALSICYGLPISLRTEAVLFLYKYSQNSVTEGFNFLRKYYSPSYSILYWINESAHALPWENPWLTLLLESHSSALLLHSLDDHLTDGSLRANHIILQLRTEAWTRYAQSSKLFGREVHDGVLIAEEFIDRYFKSIVDLGIAESLEAHLSRFRSQMGIWSLQPYLLARSFFSKDQAEHVRRMYEFFGVAWRLLDDYQDLSEDLENEDISSMIYFLPEDKRQDWKRDKKREILGLLEEIQLERQISDLINSYLNEASKLAEDLHLPKYANSLLSLKITEPSRA; via the coding sequence ATGCAAAGGCTTGATTTCGGTCTTTCGGATAACCACGGAGAGGCGGAAGAATTCTGCAAGTTACTGAATCGTTCTGCTTTAAGTATTTGTTATGGATTGCCAATTTCTCTCAGAACGGAGGCAGTCTTATTCTTATATAAATATTCCCAAAATAGCGTAACGGAAGGATTTAATTTTTTAAGAAAATATTATAGTCCAAGTTATTCCATTTTATATTGGATTAACGAATCCGCTCATGCTTTGCCTTGGGAAAATCCTTGGCTCACCTTACTTCTAGAATCTCATTCTTCTGCGTTATTACTTCATTCTCTGGACGATCATTTAACAGACGGCTCATTAAGAGCGAATCATATCATTCTGCAACTTAGGACAGAGGCATGGACCAGATACGCACAATCCAGCAAATTATTCGGTAGAGAAGTGCATGACGGTGTTTTGATCGCAGAGGAGTTCATAGATAGATATTTCAAATCCATCGTAGATCTAGGAATTGCAGAAAGTTTAGAGGCTCATCTTTCTAGATTTCGTTCTCAAATGGGAATTTGGTCCTTACAGCCCTACTTACTTGCCAGGTCTTTCTTTTCTAAAGACCAAGCAGAACATGTAAGAAGAATGTATGAATTTTTTGGAGTGGCTTGGAGACTTTTGGATGATTATCAGGATCTAAGCGAGGATTTGGAGAATGAAGATATATCTTCTATGATCTATTTCCTTCCGGAAGACAAAAGGCAAGATTGGAAAAGGGATAAAAAACGGGAAATTTTAGGACTTTTAGAAGAGATACAATTAGAAAGACAGATCTCCGATCTAATTAATTCTTATTTGAATGAAGCTTCAAAACTCGCAGAAGATCTACATTTACCTAAATATGCAAATTCCTTACTTTCCTTAAAAATTACGGAACCAAGCCGTGCCTGA